Proteins from a genomic interval of Bradyrhizobium sp. CCGB01:
- a CDS encoding acetoacetate decarboxylase family protein: MPDIYVTANDAALASGREGLGATKKFAHFALTREGGLVQGTLERPASKRLLTITAQPDSRLRPAARQMCSTRTNF, encoded by the coding sequence ATTCCTGACATCTATGTGACCGCGAACGATGCTGCCCTCGCATCGGGACGCGAGGGGCTCGGAGCTACCAAAAAGTTTGCACACTTCGCATTGACCCGGGAGGGCGGCTTAGTTCAAGGGACACTTGAACGTCCGGCAAGCAAGCGTCTGTTGACCATCACTGCTCAACCGGATTCGCGCCTGAGACCGGCTGCACGGCAGATGTGCTCCACACGCACCAACTTCTAG
- a CDS encoding HlyD family secretion protein → MKLARVAIGLVLLVGGLYVIIGEHFAGTSADATVNARLYVVRAPIEGRVTLAVKSIGGRINAGELAAEVADERFDTARLLDLERDRDNQRSELKRIAGQRDALSQARAGFDAQSTDYQRGRIRQIEARIAETRATQDAAVARLREADAEFKRANELNNRGVQTAASLDRARAKFDVAQQDVESAQQRVNYFETELTSARTGVFIGESYNDAPFSMQRIRELDQRLAELNVDEQQIRGRIAQFDRQIDAERLRVNRLTSAALNARVPGLVWDILVDDGAYARRGQDLVKLVDCNSLVVTSGVSESLYDSLSVGATVQFRLFGDERIFDGTITRLGGSAASPLYANLAVGPSPQHLQRFDVTVTVPGLAQQPDLGCAVGRTGRVVFSSGPIAQFRRFLTRYGF, encoded by the coding sequence ATGAAGCTCGCGCGTGTGGCCATCGGCTTGGTTCTCCTCGTCGGCGGATTGTACGTCATCATCGGCGAGCACTTCGCTGGAACTTCGGCAGATGCCACAGTAAATGCTCGACTTTACGTCGTGCGTGCGCCCATCGAAGGCCGGGTCACCCTAGCCGTCAAGAGCATTGGGGGACGCATTAACGCCGGGGAACTTGCGGCTGAAGTGGCCGACGAGCGCTTCGATACCGCTCGGCTTCTTGATCTTGAGCGCGACCGGGACAATCAACGGAGCGAACTCAAGCGCATTGCTGGTCAGCGTGACGCACTATCGCAAGCGAGAGCCGGATTTGACGCGCAGTCAACCGACTACCAGCGCGGCAGAATTCGGCAGATCGAGGCGCGGATCGCCGAGACGAGGGCGACCCAGGATGCGGCAGTCGCGCGCCTGCGCGAGGCAGATGCGGAATTCAAGCGCGCCAATGAACTGAACAATCGCGGCGTTCAGACGGCTGCAAGCCTCGATCGGGCGCGCGCGAAGTTCGATGTCGCGCAGCAAGACGTGGAGAGTGCGCAACAGCGCGTCAACTATTTCGAGACGGAACTCACCTCAGCCCGCACCGGGGTCTTCATCGGCGAGTCCTATAACGATGCCCCTTTCTCGATGCAGCGCATTCGGGAACTCGATCAGCGCCTGGCGGAACTGAATGTCGACGAGCAGCAGATTAGAGGGCGCATCGCTCAATTCGATCGGCAAATCGACGCCGAGCGTCTGCGCGTCAATCGCCTGACGTCCGCGGCGCTTAATGCCCGGGTCCCGGGCCTCGTCTGGGATATCCTGGTGGATGATGGCGCGTACGCACGGCGTGGGCAAGACCTGGTCAAGCTCGTCGACTGCAATAGCCTTGTGGTCACCTCGGGCGTATCCGAATCGCTTTATGACAGCCTCTCTGTCGGCGCGACGGTTCAGTTTCGGCTGTTCGGCGACGAACGAATTTTCGATGGAACCATCACCCGGCTCGGCGGATCCGCCGCGTCACCGCTCTACGCAAACCTTGCCGTGGGTCCGAGTCCGCAGCATCTGCAGCGCTTTGACGTAACGGTAACGGTCCCGGGCCTCGCGCAGCAGCCGGATCTTGGCTGCGCCGTCGGTCGCACCGGACGTGTTGTATTCTCGAGCGGCCCGATCGCCCAATTCCGCCGTTTTCTCACGCGTTATGGCTTCTAA
- a CDS encoding glycosyltransferase yields MLSPLLASLAGAAIIIGLRLTVLPLLDPSRWYWRALLLGLAATLSWRYVIWRFTETLVPLDWTADALVSWLFAALESMTVLSSSVAFVILSRVKERTAEADQHAGWWLPGEAPSVDIFIATYNESLEILERTIIGAKAVRFPKLRVFVLDDGRRDWLRQACERHSVGYIVRSDNAHAKAGNINHALAARAQDPDRPDFVAILDADFVPHVDFIDRTVALFHDSRVGLVQTPQHFFNPDPIQHNLGITAGYPDEQRHFFDNVEPARDAWGIAICCGTSSVLRVRAIQQIGLLPTQSVTEDFLLTLKLAENGWQTVYLNEPLTEGLAPEGLKEYIVQRGRWCLGLMQIARNSYNPFGSNRLGLMHRMSLIDSLLYWLTTFPFRLASLICPLLYWWLGITIVNASLVDIIRYYVPYYVMVLVALNWLSKGLFIPIVNETAQLIAAWPICRAAALGLLTRGPHRFSVTAKGGDRTRVVVQWSLMRPFLILFGLTVGGLIVPLNSDFVFNTSSTAGDGVAIVLFWTVYNVLVLVVAIAACIERPRYNRPQRQVLEPITLKIGDDRHRGWLVNLGPEGARISGPFGLSVGATGNLTIPGIGDLDVRVLAPTRDGYRLKFSPSIEQRPQIIEKLHTARALPGTDRGDIVRIIRELARALTR; encoded by the coding sequence ATGCTGTCGCCTCTGCTGGCCTCCTTGGCGGGAGCCGCCATCATCATCGGACTTCGCCTGACCGTCCTCCCGCTGCTTGACCCGAGCCGATGGTACTGGCGTGCCCTTCTGCTCGGCCTGGCGGCAACTCTCTCTTGGCGTTACGTGATATGGCGGTTCACCGAGACACTGGTGCCACTTGACTGGACTGCGGACGCATTGGTCAGTTGGCTCTTCGCCGCGCTCGAGAGTATGACGGTCCTGTCCTCGTCCGTCGCCTTTGTAATCCTTTCACGCGTTAAGGAACGCACCGCGGAGGCTGACCAGCACGCCGGATGGTGGCTGCCTGGAGAGGCACCAAGCGTGGACATCTTCATCGCGACTTACAATGAGTCGCTCGAAATCCTCGAACGAACGATTATCGGCGCCAAGGCGGTGCGCTTTCCGAAGCTTCGCGTCTTTGTGCTTGACGATGGCCGCAGGGACTGGCTGCGACAGGCCTGCGAGCGGCACTCTGTCGGATACATCGTGCGGTCCGACAACGCACATGCCAAGGCGGGAAACATCAACCACGCGCTCGCTGCGCGTGCCCAGGACCCGGATCGACCGGATTTTGTCGCCATCCTTGATGCGGATTTCGTTCCACATGTCGATTTCATCGACCGCACAGTGGCGCTGTTTCACGATTCGCGCGTCGGCCTGGTCCAAACGCCTCAACATTTCTTCAACCCGGACCCGATCCAGCACAACCTCGGCATTACCGCCGGGTACCCGGATGAGCAACGACACTTCTTTGATAACGTGGAGCCGGCGCGGGATGCCTGGGGAATCGCGATCTGCTGCGGTACCTCATCCGTGCTGAGGGTACGAGCAATCCAACAAATCGGCCTGCTTCCAACGCAAAGCGTGACCGAGGACTTCCTGCTCACGCTCAAGCTCGCGGAAAACGGATGGCAAACCGTCTATCTAAACGAGCCGCTGACCGAGGGGTTGGCTCCTGAGGGCCTCAAGGAATACATCGTCCAGCGCGGCCGCTGGTGCCTCGGCCTGATGCAGATTGCGCGCAATTCCTACAATCCATTCGGCTCCAATCGACTGGGTTTGATGCACCGGATGAGTCTCATCGATTCCCTGCTCTATTGGTTGACCACCTTTCCCTTCCGGTTGGCAAGTTTGATTTGTCCACTCCTGTACTGGTGGCTCGGTATTACGATCGTAAATGCCTCGCTCGTCGATATCATCAGGTACTATGTCCCGTACTACGTCATGGTCCTGGTGGCCTTGAACTGGCTCTCTAAGGGGCTGTTTATCCCCATCGTCAACGAAACAGCCCAGCTGATTGCCGCTTGGCCAATCTGTCGGGCCGCGGCGCTCGGCCTCTTGACGAGAGGACCGCATAGATTTTCGGTGACGGCCAAGGGCGGCGATAGAACGAGGGTAGTTGTCCAATGGTCATTGATGCGACCGTTTCTGATCCTGTTTGGATTGACCGTTGGCGGCTTGATCGTGCCGCTGAATTCCGATTTCGTCTTCAATACCTCGTCGACAGCCGGCGACGGCGTCGCCATCGTTCTGTTCTGGACAGTCTACAATGTCCTCGTCTTGGTGGTGGCGATCGCAGCGTGCATTGAGCGCCCCCGATATAATCGACCACAGCGCCAGGTGCTTGAACCGATCACGCTGAAGATCGGAGACGATCGGCACCGTGGCTGGCTCGTGAATCTCGGGCCGGAAGGCGCTCGCATCAGCGGACCATTCGGCCTTTCCGTCGGGGCGACAGGCAATTTGACGATCCCAGGTATTGGCGACCTCGATGTGCGTGTTCTTGCGCCAACTCGTGACGGCTACCGGTTAAAGTTTTCGCCGAGCATTGAGCAGCGACCCCAAATCATCGAAAAGCTCCACACCGCCCGAGCTCTTCCGGGAACCGATCGCGGGGACATCGTTCGCATTATCCGCGAATTGGCTCGGGCTCTAACTCGTTGA
- a CDS encoding cache domain-containing protein, producing MAKRRLSLRTLVFFGGATLMLAPAMVTATLYTASLERRGEELQVEKLATRGELSANLLARRLYGVWMDVARMADLIDPTDLANAREHIKFLSRLDGRYAWLGIADLEGKVLAARDGMLEGASVAQRPWFRRGLDAPTAVDVHEAQLLASLLPVSAEPYRFVDLAAPLRHDGSVAGVIGAHLNWKWVEEGMAALQAPGIDVLLLSRDRTVLFGPTDVVNKRLSVGSAFAASRVTSAFPSERWPDGKDYFTVIVPSVGFADLPSFGWSLLVRQNADDAMASTRELIHAFWFILGAGAVVALVLLLCAAQWLRTPLRRLSEAAEAIMVDPGSRPPHQETRFEEAARLSDALAHLQSKLLGRFQT from the coding sequence ATGGCGAAAAGACGACTGAGCTTGCGCACGCTTGTGTTCTTTGGCGGCGCAACGTTGATGCTGGCGCCGGCCATGGTGACCGCGACACTGTACACCGCGTCGTTGGAGCGGCGCGGCGAGGAATTGCAGGTGGAGAAGTTGGCGACCCGCGGCGAACTGAGCGCGAACCTGCTGGCGCGACGCCTCTATGGCGTTTGGATGGACGTGGCACGTATGGCCGACCTGATCGACCCCACCGATCTGGCAAATGCCCGTGAGCACATCAAATTCCTGAGCCGTTTGGATGGCCGATACGCCTGGCTCGGCATAGCCGATCTTGAGGGCAAGGTACTGGCGGCCAGGGACGGGATGCTCGAGGGCGCAAGTGTTGCGCAGAGGCCATGGTTCAGGCGTGGTCTTGATGCGCCAACTGCAGTCGATGTGCACGAGGCCCAACTCCTGGCAAGCCTCTTGCCTGTATCCGCTGAACCCTATCGCTTCGTCGATCTGGCCGCACCCTTGCGGCATGATGGGTCCGTCGCCGGCGTGATCGGAGCGCACCTCAACTGGAAATGGGTGGAGGAGGGCATGGCCGCGTTGCAGGCGCCTGGAATCGATGTGCTGCTGCTATCGCGGGACCGAACTGTCCTGTTTGGCCCGACCGATGTCGTCAACAAGCGGCTAAGCGTCGGCTCAGCGTTCGCGGCCAGCCGCGTCACCAGCGCGTTCCCGAGCGAGCGATGGCCCGACGGAAAAGACTATTTCACCGTGATCGTTCCGAGTGTTGGTTTTGCAGATCTTCCAAGCTTCGGCTGGTCTCTTCTGGTCCGACAGAACGCCGACGACGCGATGGCGTCAACCCGAGAATTGATCCATGCGTTCTGGTTCATTCTCGGTGCGGGCGCCGTCGTCGCTCTGGTGCTGCTCCTGTGCGCCGCTCAATGGCTCAGGACGCCGCTACGCCGACTCTCGGAAGCTGCCGAGGCCATCATGGTCGATCCTGGCTCGCGCCCTCCGCACCAGGAAACCCGATTCGAAGAAGCGGCAAGGCTGAGTGACGCGCTCGCCCACCTGCAGTCGAAGCTTTTGGGCCGTTTCCAGACGTAA
- a CDS encoding glycosyl hydrolase, which translates to MFELSKVKVLALPFAVMIALFPASAKAPIWSSSDQYGNFSLNGYSWNNDVYGQGAGPQTISVHSVNQWSVWSNQPDTGGIKSYPHEAFNVGKPLSAINNLSSSFNQSVPSSGRWNFAYDIWDSSNAYEIMLWTNYTGNPDGSGDVKPISYKYNSSGTAAIPVHTSVNVGGATWNVFEGWNKHKVISFLRTSKSNSETVDIKSILQWIKSAGYFGDITVGSVQYGVEITSSAGGRRFDVNHWAVISK; encoded by the coding sequence ATGTTTGAGTTGTCGAAGGTAAAAGTACTTGCGCTGCCTTTTGCGGTAATGATTGCGTTATTCCCAGCATCTGCGAAAGCGCCGATCTGGAGTTCGAGCGATCAATACGGCAATTTTTCCCTTAATGGCTATTCCTGGAACAACGACGTGTATGGTCAAGGTGCTGGGCCTCAAACGATCTCGGTCCATTCGGTCAATCAATGGAGCGTGTGGTCGAACCAACCTGATACCGGCGGCATCAAGAGCTATCCCCACGAGGCTTTCAATGTTGGGAAACCGCTGAGCGCGATCAACAACCTGAGTTCAAGCTTCAATCAGAGCGTCCCGAGTAGCGGCCGCTGGAACTTCGCCTACGATATCTGGGACAGCTCAAATGCCTACGAAATAATGCTTTGGACCAATTACACCGGGAATCCCGATGGAAGCGGCGATGTTAAGCCCATTTCTTACAAGTATAATTCGTCAGGGACTGCCGCGATCCCAGTCCACACAAGCGTCAATGTGGGCGGAGCGACTTGGAACGTGTTTGAAGGCTGGAACAAACATAAGGTTATCTCGTTCCTGCGCACTTCCAAGTCCAACAGCGAGACCGTGGATATCAAGAGTATCCTGCAATGGATAAAGTCGGCGGGATATTTTGGGGACATAACCGTCGGCAGCGTCCAATACGGCGTTGAGATCACCTCGTCCGCCGGCGGCCGAAGGTTTGACGTCAACCATTGGGCCGTGATCTCAAAGTGA
- a CDS encoding xanthine dehydrogenase family protein subunit M, which produces MRHVAHLAIRNRGAIGGSLSHADRAAELPMLSAFYDARISIRGPNGSRTVAAEEFFIDALTSCLEPNEIVVEVKFPILDHDGWAFEEVARRFGDFALASIALSVRRSGSKPRDARIAVMCVADTPLRLKEAERERVALTLDEQAPELTGSSAATARPAC; this is translated from the coding sequence ATGCGGCACGTGGCTCATCTGGCTATACGCAATCGCGGTGCGATCGGCGGCAGCTTGTCCCATGCTGATCGGGCCGCCGAACTGCCGATGCTATCGGCATTCTACGATGCAAGGATCTCCATTCGAGGACCAAATGGGTCCCGGACCGTCGCCGCGGAAGAGTTCTTCATCGATGCTCTGACGAGTTGTTTGGAGCCAAACGAAATCGTCGTGGAAGTTAAATTCCCGATCCTCGATCACGATGGTTGGGCCTTCGAGGAGGTCGCGCGGCGCTTCGGCGATTTCGCGCTAGCAAGCATCGCTCTTTCCGTTCGTCGCTCGGGCTCAAAGCCTCGAGACGCGCGTATCGCGGTAATGTGCGTCGCGGACACTCCGCTGCGCTTGAAGGAAGCTGAGCGAGAGCGCGTCGCCCTGACGCTTGACGAACAGGCTCCGGAGCTCACGGGCTCCAGTGCGGCCACTGCACGCCCGGCATGTTGA
- a CDS encoding MBL fold metallo-hydrolase → MKKSIFVADAERNETIDLPVSSALIRHKQGNVLFHTGCHPSVVTDAQGRWGQLAKVMRPMMGANQTLVPSLACTGLGSDDVDIVINSHFHPDHCGCNQFFRKATIFAHAKEIEAARAPGADTAGYLKVDLGLRTAHRTRKRRERSVRRRHLGAGSASGPHARDDGRAR, encoded by the coding sequence ATGAAAAAGAGCATCTTTGTCGCCGACGCAGAGCGGAACGAGACGATCGATCTTCCAGTTAGCAGCGCGTTGATCCGGCACAAGCAGGGTAACGTGTTGTTCCACACTGGATGTCATCCGTCCGTCGTCACCGATGCGCAGGGGCGTTGGGGTCAGCTCGCAAAGGTCATGAGGCCGATGATGGGCGCGAACCAGACACTGGTGCCGAGCCTGGCTTGCACGGGCCTCGGGTCGGACGACGTCGACATCGTCATCAACTCACACTTTCATCCGGACCATTGCGGCTGCAATCAGTTCTTTCGCAAGGCGACGATTTTCGCTCATGCCAAGGAGATTGAAGCGGCGAGGGCGCCTGGCGCCGACACCGCAGGATATCTCAAAGTCGACTTGGGATTACGGACAGCCCATAGAACTCGTAAACGGCGAGAAAGATCTGTTCGGAGACGCCACCTTGGTGCTGGTTCCGCTTCCGGGCCACACGCTCGGGACGATGGGCGCGCTCGTTAG
- a CDS encoding DUF3892 domain-containing protein, whose translation MVKRARIRCVSKTDKKNPHERITHVGGANPDGTPWKRSIDQAIKDIESDEWEFYVEENGRRVEVVWATHEGHKYIKTMADDIQPDNLLLLAECL comes from the coding sequence ATGGTTAAACGCGCACGCATTCGCTGCGTCAGCAAGACGGACAAAAAGAACCCTCACGAAAGAATCACACATGTTGGAGGAGCAAACCCCGACGGGACGCCGTGGAAGCGATCCATCGATCAGGCTATCAAAGATATCGAGAGCGACGAATGGGAGTTTTACGTCGAAGAAAACGGCCGCAGGGTCGAGGTGGTGTGGGCCACGCACGAGGGGCACAAGTACATCAAGACGATGGCGGACGACATTCAACCTGACAATCTTCTTTTACTCGCTGAGTGTTTGTGA
- a CDS encoding pantoate--beta-alanine ligase, with product MATDLNLPIDIVAAQTVRDPDQLAMTSRNRRVSATERNRAPFGQSKAVRGRGRASGRGARSRPAVITRQAIHREGRWAANLETVDVETLEPVTSRIASCR from the coding sequence ATGGCAACCGATCTCAACCTTCCGATCGACATCGTCGCCGCGCAAACGGTTCGCGATCCGGATCAGCTCGCAATGACCAGCCGGAACCGGCGTGTCAGCGCGACTGAACGCAATCGAGCCCCTTTCGGTCAGTCGAAGGCTGTTCGAGGCAGAGGCCGAGCTTCGGGCAGGGGAGCACGATCCCGTCCGGCTGTTATCACTCGCCAGGCGATCCATCGAGAAGGTCGATGGGCTGCAAACCTGGAAACCGTAGATGTCGAAACGCTCGAGCCAGTCACAAGCCGTATCGCGTCATGTCGCTAG
- a CDS encoding ParA family protein, translating into MYVLALITQKGGSGKSTLAVGIAVAAMENGERVAIVEADPQGTISKWKERRGHLYPRVVRISDPAEIEVALDSLEAEGTWLTVIDTAATNNALAVLAIARANLCLIPVRPSLADIEAAIPTLIAIRRLNRRFAFVLNQAPPRGCRLSEAATSLNSLGVLALPYVGQRNDHQDALGSGLGVTEFAQEGRASEEVRELWRWVLKKLVEGSLDHEPHTEKAPC; encoded by the coding sequence ATGTATGTCCTTGCTCTGATCACCCAAAAAGGCGGAAGCGGCAAGAGCACGCTGGCGGTTGGAATTGCAGTCGCAGCGATGGAGAACGGGGAGCGCGTCGCAATTGTTGAGGCGGATCCACAAGGCACGATTTCAAAATGGAAAGAGCGACGCGGCCACCTCTATCCGCGGGTCGTTCGGATCTCCGATCCCGCCGAAATTGAAGTGGCTCTCGACAGCCTTGAAGCTGAGGGAACCTGGCTTACTGTCATCGATACCGCCGCCACGAACAATGCACTGGCCGTGCTCGCCATCGCGAGGGCCAATCTTTGCCTGATCCCTGTGCGTCCGAGCCTGGCCGACATCGAAGCTGCGATACCGACGCTGATTGCTATTCGTAGGCTCAACCGCCGATTCGCTTTCGTCCTTAATCAGGCGCCGCCGCGGGGTTGCCGCTTGAGTGAAGCTGCAACATCGCTCAATTCGCTCGGGGTGCTTGCGCTTCCCTATGTCGGACAGCGCAATGACCACCAGGACGCGCTTGGGTCAGGATTAGGCGTGACCGAGTTTGCACAAGAGGGAAGAGCCTCGGAGGAAGTTCGTGAGTTGTGGCGCTGGGTCTTGAAGAAGCTTGTCGAGGGGTCGTTAGATCATGAGCCACACACAGAAAAGGCGCCGTGCTAG
- a CDS encoding GNAT family N-acetyltransferase — translation MDEIVTRRVTAADAETVGRFVDSLLVELRGEPSDASRRINSARALLADSSNYLGFLAEKSAGPLGLMMIIEFAAVYTLGIAGTITELYVLPAYRSNGVAERLLGAAIAHGKMRGWNRLEVGAPRQPAWQRSLKFYKRNGFTEIGPRLGLKLG, via the coding sequence ATGGACGAGATCGTTACCAGGAGAGTGACCGCTGCAGATGCAGAAACCGTCGGCCGCTTTGTCGATTCACTTTTGGTCGAACTAAGGGGCGAACCGTCCGATGCAAGTCGCAGGATCAACAGCGCGCGAGCACTTTTGGCGGACAGCAGTAATTATCTTGGGTTTCTTGCAGAAAAGAGTGCCGGGCCGCTCGGGCTCATGATGATTATCGAATTCGCCGCCGTCTACACGCTCGGTATAGCTGGGACGATCACCGAATTGTACGTTTTGCCGGCGTATCGCTCGAACGGCGTCGCCGAGCGGCTGCTTGGCGCTGCGATCGCACATGGCAAGATGCGCGGCTGGAATAGGCTCGAGGTGGGCGCGCCCAGGCAACCAGCGTGGCAACGATCTCTTAAGTTCTACAAGCGCAACGGGTTCACCGAAATCGGGCCGCGCTTAGGCTTGAAACTTGGCTGA
- a CDS encoding IS5 family transposase, producing the protein MALFWLSDAAWAAIEPHLPKNQPGARRVDDRRVISGILHVLKVGCRWCNCPARLRTFDNDLQSVQPLVAPRLLAQAARRAGGGRGGHEEHRHRQHLHQGATRGVRSKGGRAAQAIGRSRGGWTTKVHALTDVIGRPYALMLTPGNVSDMKAAAALLERAGPMRYLLGDKGYDADRLRRLARQAGATPVRPGRRNRRRTIRYDKQRYRGRHLIENAFCRLKDFRRVHTRYDKLAANFLSAVALATAVAFWL; encoded by the coding sequence ATGGCGTTGTTCTGGTTGTCGGATGCGGCGTGGGCGGCGATCGAGCCGCATCTGCCGAAGAACCAGCCCGGCGCGCGGCGCGTCGATGACCGACGCGTGATCTCCGGCATCCTGCACGTGCTCAAGGTCGGTTGCCGCTGGTGCAATTGCCCGGCCCGACTACGGACCTTCGACAACGATTTACAATCGGTTCAACCGCTGGTCGCGCCGAGGCTTCTGGCTCAAGCTGCTCGACGCGCTGGTGGAGGCAGGGGCGGTCACGAAGAGCACCGCCATCGACAGCACCTACATCAAGGCGCAACGCGCGGCGTTCGGAGCAAAGGGGGGCGTGCGGCCCAGGCGATCGGTCGCTCGCGCGGCGGCTGGACGACCAAGGTCCACGCGCTCACTGACGTCATTGGCCGTCCCTATGCCCTGATGCTGACACCCGGCAATGTCAGCGACATGAAGGCCGCTGCCGCGCTTCTCGAACGGGCCGGGCCGATGCGATACCTGCTGGGTGACAAAGGCTATGACGCCGACCGGTTACGCCGCCTCGCCCGCCAAGCGGGCGCCACGCCCGTCAGACCCGGCCGCCGCAACCGCCGGCGCACCATCCGATATGACAAGCAGCGCTACCGGGGCCGCCACTTGATCGAGAACGCCTTCTGCCGCCTCAAGGACTTCCGGCGCGTCCATACCCGCTATGACAAGCTCGCCGCCAATTTCCTGTCCGCCGTGGCGCTCGCAACCGCCGTCGCCTTCTGGCTCTGA
- a CDS encoding efflux RND transporter periplasmic adaptor subunit, with protein sequence MHSTRRLPRARAYLAAAAFLSLTLDGVAAQRGAELPPPTVSVIEVNAHPVPVVNELPGRVAATRISEVRARVSGILQARVFTQGTPVKEGDLLYRIDPKLFRVRVASAEASLRRARAVQQNASQQFERQKILHERDATSGVNLDAATATLAQADADVALAEAALAETKINLDHTEVRAPISGLIGGALVTEGALVTADGTQNLALIQQVDSVYIDFTQSAQELLALKRAVEEGKLASPAPGEARVELVFDDGSLYPEAGRLLFASASVDPTTGQVTLRAQFSNPKHDLLPGMFVRVRTAQAVREGAITIPQRAVTRARDGRAQVYLVSEGGIAEARDIELGRALDSEWVVEAGLKEGERVVVEGLQKVHSGGKVVPESRKPADREAGISAEQPNNRTR encoded by the coding sequence ATGCACAGCACCAGACGTCTGCCGCGCGCGAGGGCATATCTGGCAGCGGCCGCATTCCTCTCGCTAACGCTTGATGGCGTTGCCGCGCAGCGAGGCGCGGAACTGCCTCCGCCAACGGTCAGCGTGATCGAAGTCAATGCGCATCCCGTTCCGGTCGTGAACGAGCTTCCGGGACGCGTCGCTGCGACGCGTATCTCCGAGGTTCGCGCGCGTGTTTCCGGAATCCTTCAGGCGCGTGTGTTCACGCAGGGTACTCCGGTCAAGGAAGGCGACCTCCTTTACCGCATCGATCCGAAGCTCTTCCGGGTGCGCGTGGCGAGCGCCGAAGCCTCGCTGCGCCGAGCCAGGGCCGTTCAGCAAAATGCGAGTCAGCAGTTCGAGCGCCAGAAGATTCTTCACGAGCGCGACGCCACCAGCGGTGTGAACCTGGATGCGGCAACCGCGACACTTGCCCAGGCCGATGCCGACGTTGCATTGGCCGAAGCTGCGCTCGCCGAGACGAAGATCAATCTCGACCACACCGAGGTTCGCGCGCCAATCAGTGGCCTCATCGGCGGCGCTCTCGTCACTGAGGGCGCGCTTGTCACCGCCGACGGAACGCAGAATCTGGCGCTGATCCAGCAGGTGGATTCGGTCTATATCGACTTCACGCAATCGGCGCAGGAGTTGCTCGCACTGAAGCGCGCGGTTGAGGAAGGCAAGCTCGCCAGCCCGGCGCCGGGAGAGGCTCGGGTCGAGCTCGTTTTCGACGACGGCAGCCTCTATCCGGAAGCGGGGCGGTTGCTGTTCGCGAGCGCCAGCGTCGATCCCACCACCGGGCAGGTCACTCTGCGCGCCCAGTTCTCCAACCCGAAGCACGACCTGCTGCCCGGCATGTTTGTTCGGGTGCGAACCGCGCAGGCAGTTCGCGAGGGCGCGATCACCATCCCTCAGCGTGCCGTAACCCGGGCACGCGACGGCAGGGCGCAGGTCTATCTCGTATCGGAAGGCGGGATTGCAGAGGCGCGTGACATCGAACTTGGACGGGCGCTCGACTCGGAATGGGTCGTCGAGGCCGGCCTAAAGGAGGGAGAGCGGGTCGTCGTCGAAGGCCTGCAGAAGGTCCACTCGGGCGGCAAGGTTGTGCCGGAGTCAAGGAAGCCTGCCGACCGGGAAGCAGGAATCTCTGCCGAGCAACCGAACAACCGAACAAGGTAA